The Paenibacillus pabuli DNA segment TCGGCCAGTCAGAGATCGGCTCTTTGCCGTAAACCATCTTGATCATGTGTGTTAGCAGTACCTGAGGAGGCGTATCCGAATTGGGTGCGATGTCTGGATTCTGAACAAAGGCTTCCAAACGAGGATCAAAGGTAATACCATCACGGCCCTCTTTCGCCAAAATGGTATCGTAAATGTTCATAAGCTTTTTGCCTTCTTCGGTTAACGAAAGAGATCCCTTGTTGTACGTCGTATCCTGTACGAACCATAAGAACGATTGACGATAGCGTTCCTCATCCACACCAGCAGAATCCGTCGGAGCGTTGTACGCAATTACCCCATTATCTTCTGTGTAGGTCTCACCTTCCGTTCCGTACGTGAAAAATTTCTCTGCTTCATCGGATACCATCCAGTTAAAAAAGCGAATGATGGAAGCCGGATCTGCTGCATCCTTATTAATGAAGTAGGCACGTGTCACGGGACCATACAAGTAGTAGCCACCCTTACCGTCCGGGCCAACAGGTGAAGGAATAATCTCAACTTCCGCATCCGGAACCGATGCTTTGATCTGTTTCTCCCATTGAATCAATTCGTTCGCATTCATGGACCACATACCGGCCTTGCCGGAGAGAATCGTATTCTTGAAAACCGTTGAATTAATGGTTGCAAACTCTTTGTTAATCAGTCCTTCATCATACATCGTCTTATACACGGTCAGCGCTTGCTGCATATTCTCGTTATCCATGAATTTTGGTACGATCTGATCACCCTGCTGCTCCATCATCGATAAGAATTGCTGCACGTCATAAGCTCCGAAGAAGGTGTCGGCATATTTAAAATCCTCGCGCCCCATATAGGGATTTTCCACGCCAAGTTTCTTAAATGCGCGCAGAACTTCGAGGGTTTCCTCTACCGTGGTCGGCACAGGCAGGCCGGTCTTTTCCAGCAAATCCTTACGAATCCAGGTAGCCCGACGGGACGGATTGGATAAATATTCGGGGATGGCATATATATGGCCGTCATGGGTCACTTGATCCCAGGCCTCCTGCGGCACGGTCTTAAGCAAGTCGGGCCCATACTCCTTCAGCAGATCATCCAGCGGTTGAAATACTCCCGCTTCCACAGAGCCTGCCATCTCTTTGCCGTTGATGCCTCCATCACCCTGCACGACATCAGGAATATCATTGGTTGCGAACATCTGGACCATTTTCTGTTCATATTCCTTGTGAGGCACCAAGACAATCTTCAGATCCGTATCGGTCAGATCCTCGAGCTTTTTCACCCACTTATCCTGGTTAATGTCCGGCGACTTCTCCACATAAGTGTAAGCCAACGTACGCAGTGACATGGAGAAACTCGTTTTGCCATCCACTCCATTCTCACCGGATGCTGTTCCGCTTCCCTTGCTGCATCCCGCCAGAACGGCTGCCGTCAACAACAAGGCCATACCTGAGGTCATCCACTTTTTCATGCTACCCCTCTTTTCATCCCGTTTTAGGTATCCCTAATAAGTAAAGCGCTTTCATATGATCAATGTTAAAACATCCCCACCTTCTGCAACAATGGGGATGTTTTAGATCGGATTGCGTTTTCTTTAGGTAGAGCCTTAGTACGCTTTGGATACCTCAATCTTCTTCGTAACTCCGTTATCGGTAAAGTATAGGTGGATGCCATGATCCTGATCATCGATGAAATATGGCACATACTTTGGCTCCCCGCTCCGGTAAGGCACAAGCAGAGTCACGATCCTGTGACTTGAGGCAGTCCGTGTTTCCGCGTTTAGGTGATAATGTCTTGGCAGGCCTTCGTACTCAGCAGGGTCCACACCCGAGAATTGATCCGAATGACTCAGCGACATTGCACCGGACGACGTGTAAACAAACGTTCCTTCTAAGCCTGCCTTGCTTCCATTCAATCTGAAACTTTGTCCTTTCAACTGCAATGGGTGCAGGGCATGAAACAGCCACTGGACGCTGTCCGGCTTATCCAGATCAATGTAATCGACAATAACGAAATAAGACAATTGCAGAAAATGAATTTCTCTCATAACCCGCCTTACATGCGGGACTGTGCTCGCGTAAGCATCCGTCGCTACTGCACGTACATAGCCATCTCCGTTTTGCCAATAGGCTTCTTCGATCTGTCCGGTTGCCGCCATGTTCAGCACCTTGTTGTTCTCGGCGTATTGTCCGGCACCGCCAATTAGTATGTTATTTTTGGAACGTGTCTGTCTGCGCCAATCCCGATGAAAGGAACTACCATGAGCAATATAGTATCCGGTATCTGCCGCAAGCGGCTCACCGAACGCATGCAATGTGAAACTGTTCTGATCCGCATGGCTATGACTGATCGAGCCATACCGGCTCGACTTGAACAGCAGCATGATATGCTCTTCCGGATCATCCATCCGGTGGTGCATGGCTACCCAACCCACATCACGGAACCATTTAACCGGTTCGATGTCTGTAGGGACCTCTTCCTTCACCTGAGGATAATCATGTCGGTATACCAGATCGTCAAAGCGGAAATCCCACCAGCCGTAATTGTAGAAAGCCCCCTCTGTTCCCGGGTCCATGCGGCGTACATTCTCGAAATACCATTGGTACCAGCGGTTGCCTGTCACTCCTGCAAACTGGCGAACCAGATAACCCGTTTTTAAGTTTACCGGATCACCCAAGGTGGACTGATCGCCAAAGCTGGCCCGCCGGACATCAGGCGGATACATATATAGCGGGAAATCACCTGTGCGCTGAAAAAAAGGCCTGTAGAAGAAGTCTATATCGGTATAGCTTCGCAATAAGTTCATCGCCTCGGTTACGTAGGCCATACCTGTTGTCCAATACATCGGTCCCTCAGCCCACCCGCCATCACTGCCTCCCCACGGTGAGTATAAGCAGGCGTAATACTCGATGGCATAATCCAGCCACTCCACAACCTGCTGTTCCTCATGAAGCAGGGCAATACAGCAGGGTACGAGCACAGAGGACAATGAACGCACCGCGTGGCTATCATAAGGAACGTGATGAATCTTGGAACGGACCATGACATGCTGTGCCACTTGCTCTGTCCTGCGCAGCAAGCTGCTTCTTACCATATCACGCTCCTCAGTGTTCAACTCATCATACAGCCAGTCGTATCCCCAGGCCAGACCTGCAGCGATCCGAAAAGCAGCCTCATCGTTATAATCGCGTGATGTCGTGCCCTCTGTATCCCATCCCGCGGCATGAATCAGCCATTGTTTCCCTGCTTCCAGCAACCTTCTGTCACCAAGTACACGTCCTGCAATACTGAGGTGCCGAATGGCATACAATACTTCCTGACAATCAATGTACATTTGTCTCCATAATGAAGAGACTCGCTTATTATCCGGATAAGGCCCGGGTTCTCGGATCAATTCGCGGGTTACCCAGGGCTCTACAGAATCGGAAAGAAACGAATCCCAGCCACAGTAGGTTGGATCGGATGCAATGCTTTCTGCAAGCTTCTTCAATCCGCTCTCTGCGAGCCATAGACGAGGATGGGCCACTTCCGTGGAGTCATAACGCTGAAGACGATCTGGTATCGGTGTCTCAGGCAAACCTGCTGGCACGGTGAATTGACGCACCTCACTCCATGCCGACTTCCCCCGTGTTTCACCCTCTGCTACCTCCGATTCCACCGCTGTGCCTTCCAGCACCGCATGATCTAGAAGCAGTGCATAGCGCCAGTAATAGTCTCCGGGCACAAATACCCGATTTGGCGTAAAAAAGTTATAAGGAATCGGGGCAAATGTCATCGTCTCTTCTTCCTGAAAAGAAGGCGTGGTCGATACTTGCACCATATACGCATTTTCATCCTCCTGCTGTGCCGCCATCCAGGTAAACCTCGGCGGGTTCTCTTGGAGAATGGATTGTTCATTAGGTGCATAGTCCACGTGGAACGGTCCACTCTTCGGTTGGTATAGCGGACTTTCTGCAGGCATTCGTTTAACTTCCATGGATAAGTCCCCTCCTTTAACTAATGGATGTGGTATTAACGCATGAACATGCCGCCATTAATCTCAATCGTTTCTCCGGTTATAAATGAGCCCAGATCGGAACAGAGATACAACGCTGCTCCAGCCACATCATCGGGATTCCCTTCCCTCCCGAGTGGTATGCTGCTAATGGCAGATGATCGTCCCCCTTCCGAAGTGAACGTTGCATGAAATGCCGTTTGACCGATGAAACCCGGCGATAAGGCATTGACCGTAACACCGGCAGCGGCCAACTCCTTGGCAAGACCTTTCGTCAAAGCAATGATTCCGGCCTTGGAGGCTGCATAAATCGCTGCACCTGGACCGCCTCCATTATGCGCTGCCACCGAAGTCAGATTAATAATGCGCCCGCGGCCGATGGCTTTCATGCCGGGAATGACCGCTTTGGAGACAAAAACAGCGCTCTTCAAATTCACATCCATAATTCGGCCGTACAATTCCTCGCTCATCATTTCAATTGGACTTCGCTGCACCAGATGGCCCGCATTATTGACTAACAACTCAACGGGACCTCCGAAACGGTAAGTAATATCACCGATCATGGATTCAATCTCCTTCGTATTTGTTACATCCGCCCGGAATGCTTCCGCTTCACCGCCGGCAGCTCGAATGGAAGCCACAACCTCCTCGGCGCGCTCCATATTATGCAGACCGTTCACGGCTACCTTAGCTCCGCACCCAGCTAATCCTCCGGCAATGGCAGCGCCGATGCCTCCGCTTGAACCCGTGACGAGCGCAATTTTGTTCTGCAAATTAATATTCATTCACTTTCATCCTCTCTATAATCGATTTAGATTCGCTTGCTGTGTTGATCCGCCGGAAGCGCCATCGTAATGGTGGTTCCTATGCCTTCCATACTCTCAATCATCAGGCCGTAGGTTTCTCCAAACACCAGTTGTATACGCCGGTGAACATTCATTAGTCCGATGCCTCCGCGATGGTATACGTCATCCTGATCTTCACCAGCAAGGCGATTGAGTTCAAGTCGCTGACGCAGCTTCTCCAGACGTCGTTCATTGATCCCCTTGCCGTTATCCTGAATCATGACCAAAAAACGTCCTTCCACCCGCATCGCATCAATACGAATGAAGTGACCAGGCTCCATGCCATGCGGGAATGCATGTTGAAGCACATTTTCAACAAGCGGCTGAAGGGTAAGCCGTACCATTTTCTCCAGCAGCAGATCCGGAGCGATGATTACCTCTACTTCAAGCTCCCGGCCCATGCGATGCTTCATGATTGAAAGATAGGCCAGTACATGCTTTAATTCATTTGCCACTGTAATTTCTTCCAAATTGGTTTGAATGGAATAACGGAGCATATGGGCCATGGATTCCACCATCTGTGTAATTTCCTCCGAGTCCTGGACCACGGCATAACACTTGATCGTCTCCAGGGTGTTATACAGAAAATGCGGATTGATCTGCAATTGAAGTGCCTGGAATTCTGCACGATGCCGTTCGAGCGCCTCCTGCTGGAGCTCAATCTCTGATTTTTGACGGCGTAGTTCAGATTCGTACACACGTTCAATCATGTCCGACAAGCGGCTGACCATCAGATTATAGCTGCGGATCAATACGCCGATTTCATCCCGCCTTTCTTTCATCTCCACCTTGTTCCAGATCCCCTTCTCGGTCTGTCTCATTCCGTTCATCAGCACGCGAATCGGCTCCACCTGTGATGCGCCGATCCGATAAGCCACGACAAGTGCTGCCAGCAAAGTTCCTGCGCCGACCCATAGCGTTGCTGAACGGATCGTTGCAATCGGACGCTGGAGCTCTGATAAGGGTACGGAAGCGATAAAGCGCCAGCCCGAATAGTCAGAAATTTCAGAAATGAATAGTCGTTTGGTGCCGTCTGGATCCAGCTCAAGTGAACCCGCATCCATGTCCATAAGCTTGCTTGCAATACCAGGTGGCATGGCTACCTGCGCTTCTTCCTCCCCGGGCGTGTAAATTACCGTTCCGTTCTGATCCATTACATACTGATATCCACCTTGACCCAGATCGAGTTCACCCCAAATCTTGTCAAGTTCAAGTACATTGATTTCCACCGCCAGTACACCGTTAGGTGTATAGGATGATAATCCCCTGATCCGGCGTGCAATCGTAATTACGTTGGCAGTCTGTTCACTGCGAATGCTGCGGGTAAGCAATATCGATTCTCCATCCGCTGGCGTCAAAGCCAGCAGCTCCTTATATTGAAGATCCCCATCCACATCCGGGATGCCTGCGGAATTCTGGTTATCGTCAATGACAACACGCCCATTTTCCCCGATCACATACAGGAACTTAATCTGCGGGTACAACATAAAAACAGGAGGAAATACATTTTTTTTGATCTGTCGGCTGTATTCGTAGTAGGCGTAGCTATCCTCGGATTTCATGTCCAGAAAATGCTTGACGCTTCCATTCGAGAGAATGGAGTAGGTTGCCCGATCGTAGTTCTGCAAATATAAGTCTGTCTGGTAAGCCGTATTGCGCATCGTCTGGGCAATGTTGTCAGCAAGCTGGTCATTCATCTCCGTGGAGGCATAGGTATAAGTAAACAAGCCAATGGCTGTGAGGGACAGTGTAATGACGACAGCAAAATGAAAGAACAGACGGATCGACAGGCTGCGTTTCATCATTCAATGCCCATTCGGTTGCGGTACTCGGACGGGGTCAGTCCTGTAATTTTCTTGAACGTCTTCGTAAAATGGGGATGATCCGCATACCCCACTTCGTAGGAGATATCCGTAATCCGGTTGCCCGGCTGTTCAAGCATCCGCTTGGCCAGCTCCATTTTGCTGCGTATCCGATATTGTATAAAGGTCTGACCTGTTGTCTGCTTGAACAATTGGCTGAAATAGGACGGGTTAAGTCCCAGCTTGGCCGCAATCTCCTCAAGCGACACTTCACGGCGCACGTGCTCCTCCAGATAGGCTTTTGCTTCTTCTACCGGATGCTTTTTTTTGCCGCTGCGCCGCTCCTTGATTCTGTTCATCAGCACGTCGACGGCACCGACCAACGATTCAAAATATTTATTTTGGGAAACGCTTACAAATGTGTCTTGAGGCAAACTCAAAACTCCATTACCGCGTGCATTCATTCGGGCAACGATCAGTTCCAGCATGTCCTGAAAAAGCTCCGCCGTCTGCTCAGGCATTAAGGAGAATGCAGGATATCTTTGGGACCAATCTTCCAGTAATTCCTTCACATCCGGATGTCTAAGTTCCCAAATGGCACTTTCCAGACGCATCGCCCAATCATTCAGTTCTCTCACGGGCACAAGGGACAAGGTGGGCCTTTCTTCTTCCATTGACAGCAATTTGTGAAGAAGCTCAGAGAGCTCCTGCCGCCCTACAGGTTTGAGCAAATAACGCTTCACACCATAATCCATGCAGGCTCTGGCATATTCGAAGTCCGAGTAACCAGAGACAACGATAATGCGGATTGTGCGGCCTTGCTCAGACAATCGTCGGCACAACTCGATCCCATCCATCGTTGGCATCCGGATATCTGTAAACAGGATGTGCGGCCGATATGCTTCCACCACCTGAAGAGCCTCTTCTCCGTTTGCAGCCTGCCGAATCTCACAGTCAAACAATCCCGCTTGCTTGATCATTTTGGCCAGACCCATTCGAATCATAGGCTCATCGTCCGCAATCAAGATTCTGAACATCGCCATCCCCCGTTTCCGTCAGATGTGTGTGCTTCCTGTTACTAAGATTTGACGGAACCGACCATGATTCCTTTCACAAAATGCCGCTGTAGAAATGGATAAATAATGATAATAGGCAGGGTAGCGATAATAATGGTCGCCATTTTGATGCCTTCTGGTGAGGTGTGTGCAAGGGTGCTGTAGACGGCGGATCCCGGATCAACGGAAATATCATCACTCTCAAACAGCTTCTTGAGTGTCACCTGAATTGGCCACCAGGCTGGATCATTCAAATAGTATAGCGCCGTGGAGTACGCATTCCAGTGGCCCACTGCATAGAAAATGCCAAGTGATGCCATAGCTGGTTTGGATAATGGAATGACGATACGCCAAATTATGCCAAACTCTCCGCAACCATCTATGCGTGCAGCATCAATCAGTTCACCAGGCAGTTGTGCGAAGAAGGATCGCATCACGAAGAAGTTAAAGGCATTGATGGCTCCAGGTACGATAAGAACCAGTGGATTGTTGACCAGATGGAGCTCTTTCATCAGAATAAAGTTTGGGATTAACGGCGCTGAGAACACAACGGTCACAAGAACGAACATCACAATTACGGAACGTCCCTTATATTCCGGACGCGAGACCGGATAAGCCAGCGAGGCTGTTGCGGCGAGGTTGACCAGCGTACCCAACAGTGTAACGCCAACCGATACCGCAAATGCCCTCCAAAATGAAGCATCCCCGAAGACATATTCATAATTAATCCATGTAAATGCAACAGGCCAGAAGCTAACCTCGCCTCCCATAATCGCTTCCGAGCTGCTGAGCGACTGGGCTAGCACATTAATGAATGGAAGGATCATCGTTAACGTAAGCAGTGTAAGAAAAACGAGATTTCCAATGCGGAAAATACGGTAGCGAAGACTAGGGGTACGCATAGATCTCGCCTCCTAATACAGGCTTTCGCCAGTTGTTTTTTTGCTGATGAAATTACCAATTACGATAAGTGCCAATCCGACGACAGACTTAAATAACCCGATGGCCGTTGTATAGCTGTATTGCTGCGATAGAAGACCTGCCTTGTAGATATACGTATCGAGAATTTCACCAGATTCCAGATTGAGCGGATTAAGAAATACGAACACACGCTCAAAGCCCAGGTCCAGAAATTTACCAATGTGCAGCAAAAGCAAAATCATGATTGTTGGCAGTAGTGAGGGCAGCGTAATCGACCATATTTGTTTTAATCGTCCCGCTCCATCCACCTCTGCAGCCTCATACAGATCAGGGTTGATACCCGCGATAGCAGCCAGAAAAATAATCGTGCCATACCCGGAATCCCGCCAGATTCCCGAACCAATCAGAATGGATCGAATATACGAATCCTCTCCAAGGAAATAGATGGGTTGAAAACCTAAGAATTCGAGTGCTTTGTTCACCACACCAGCATCCATGGAGAAAATCCCCATAAAAATGCCGCTGATGACAACCCAAGACAAGAAGTGAGGCATATAAACAATCGTTTGAAGTGTTCGCTTGAACATGATCTGCCGTACTTCATTGAGCAAAATGGCCAGTATAATGGGGACAGGAAATGCAATCACAAGATCATACAATCCAAGCAGCAATGTATTATTAAGAATCCGTAAAAAATCATAATGGCTAAACATTTTCTGAAAGTGCTCCAGCCCTACCCAATC contains these protein-coding regions:
- a CDS encoding extracellular solute-binding protein is translated as MKKWMTSGMALLLTAAVLAGCSKGSGTASGENGVDGKTSFSMSLRTLAYTYVEKSPDINQDKWVKKLEDLTDTDLKIVLVPHKEYEQKMVQMFATNDIPDVVQGDGGINGKEMAGSVEAGVFQPLDDLLKEYGPDLLKTVPQEAWDQVTHDGHIYAIPEYLSNPSRRATWIRKDLLEKTGLPVPTTVEETLEVLRAFKKLGVENPYMGREDFKYADTFFGAYDVQQFLSMMEQQGDQIVPKFMDNENMQQALTVYKTMYDEGLINKEFATINSTVFKNTILSGKAGMWSMNANELIQWEKQIKASVPDAEVEIIPSPVGPDGKGGYYLYGPVTRAYFINKDAADPASIIRFFNWMVSDEAEKFFTYGTEGETYTEDNGVIAYNAPTDSAGVDEERYRQSFLWFVQDTTYNKGSLSLTEEGKKLMNIYDTILAKEGRDGITFDPRLEAFVQNPDIAPNSDTPPQVLLTHMIKMVYGKEPISDWPKVVEEWRAKGGDQAIQEATEKFKSGEGVSAPRR
- a CDS encoding DUF4962 domain-containing protein: MEVKRMPAESPLYQPKSGPFHVDYAPNEQSILQENPPRFTWMAAQQEDENAYMVQVSTTPSFQEEETMTFAPIPYNFFTPNRVFVPGDYYWRYALLLDHAVLEGTAVESEVAEGETRGKSAWSEVRQFTVPAGLPETPIPDRLQRYDSTEVAHPRLWLAESGLKKLAESIASDPTYCGWDSFLSDSVEPWVTRELIREPGPYPDNKRVSSLWRQMYIDCQEVLYAIRHLSIAGRVLGDRRLLEAGKQWLIHAAGWDTEGTTSRDYNDEAAFRIAAGLAWGYDWLYDELNTEERDMVRSSLLRRTEQVAQHVMVRSKIHHVPYDSHAVRSLSSVLVPCCIALLHEEQQVVEWLDYAIEYYACLYSPWGGSDGGWAEGPMYWTTGMAYVTEAMNLLRSYTDIDFFYRPFFQRTGDFPLYMYPPDVRRASFGDQSTLGDPVNLKTGYLVRQFAGVTGNRWYQWYFENVRRMDPGTEGAFYNYGWWDFRFDDLVYRHDYPQVKEEVPTDIEPVKWFRDVGWVAMHHRMDDPEEHIMLLFKSSRYGSISHSHADQNSFTLHAFGEPLAADTGYYIAHGSSFHRDWRRQTRSKNNILIGGAGQYAENNKVLNMAATGQIEEAYWQNGDGYVRAVATDAYASTVPHVRRVMREIHFLQLSYFVIVDYIDLDKPDSVQWLFHALHPLQLKGQSFRLNGSKAGLEGTFVYTSSGAMSLSHSDQFSGVDPAEYEGLPRHYHLNAETRTASSHRIVTLLVPYRSGEPKYVPYFIDDQDHGIHLYFTDNGVTKKIEVSKAY
- a CDS encoding SDR family NAD(P)-dependent oxidoreductase → MNINLQNKIALVTGSSGGIGAAIAGGLAGCGAKVAVNGLHNMERAEEVVASIRAAGGEAEAFRADVTNTKEIESMIGDITYRFGGPVELLVNNAGHLVQRSPIEMMSEELYGRIMDVNLKSAVFVSKAVIPGMKAIGRGRIINLTSVAAHNGGGPGAAIYAASKAGIIALTKGLAKELAAAGVTVNALSPGFIGQTAFHATFTSEGGRSSAISSIPLGREGNPDDVAGAALYLCSDLGSFITGETIEINGGMFMR
- a CDS encoding cache domain-containing sensor histidine kinase, with protein sequence MMKRSLSIRLFFHFAVVITLSLTAIGLFTYTYASTEMNDQLADNIAQTMRNTAYQTDLYLQNYDRATYSILSNGSVKHFLDMKSEDSYAYYEYSRQIKKNVFPPVFMLYPQIKFLYVIGENGRVVIDDNQNSAGIPDVDGDLQYKELLALTPADGESILLTRSIRSEQTANVITIARRIRGLSSYTPNGVLAVEINVLELDKIWGELDLGQGGYQYVMDQNGTVIYTPGEEEAQVAMPPGIASKLMDMDAGSLELDPDGTKRLFISEISDYSGWRFIASVPLSELQRPIATIRSATLWVGAGTLLAALVVAYRIGASQVEPIRVLMNGMRQTEKGIWNKVEMKERRDEIGVLIRSYNLMVSRLSDMIERVYESELRRQKSEIELQQEALERHRAEFQALQLQINPHFLYNTLETIKCYAVVQDSEEITQMVESMAHMLRYSIQTNLEEITVANELKHVLAYLSIMKHRMGRELEVEVIIAPDLLLEKMVRLTLQPLVENVLQHAFPHGMEPGHFIRIDAMRVEGRFLVMIQDNGKGINERRLEKLRQRLELNRLAGEDQDDVYHRGGIGLMNVHRRIQLVFGETYGLMIESMEGIGTTITMALPADQHSKRI
- a CDS encoding response regulator transcription factor: MFRILIADDEPMIRMGLAKMIKQAGLFDCEIRQAANGEEALQVVEAYRPHILFTDIRMPTMDGIELCRRLSEQGRTIRIIVVSGYSDFEYARACMDYGVKRYLLKPVGRQELSELLHKLLSMEEERPTLSLVPVRELNDWAMRLESAIWELRHPDVKELLEDWSQRYPAFSLMPEQTAELFQDMLELIVARMNARGNGVLSLPQDTFVSVSQNKYFESLVGAVDVLMNRIKERRSGKKKHPVEEAKAYLEEHVRREVSLEEIAAKLGLNPSYFSQLFKQTTGQTFIQYRIRSKMELAKRMLEQPGNRITDISYEVGYADHPHFTKTFKKITGLTPSEYRNRMGIE
- a CDS encoding carbohydrate ABC transporter permease, with translation MRTPSLRYRIFRIGNLVFLTLLTLTMILPFINVLAQSLSSSEAIMGGEVSFWPVAFTWINYEYVFGDASFWRAFAVSVGVTLLGTLVNLAATASLAYPVSRPEYKGRSVIVMFVLVTVVFSAPLIPNFILMKELHLVNNPLVLIVPGAINAFNFFVMRSFFAQLPGELIDAARIDGCGEFGIIWRIVIPLSKPAMASLGIFYAVGHWNAYSTALYYLNDPAWWPIQVTLKKLFESDDISVDPGSAVYSTLAHTSPEGIKMATIIIATLPIIIIYPFLQRHFVKGIMVGSVKS
- a CDS encoding ABC transporter permease, with the translated sequence MHRSSGFGARIGDARRYLWRYRILYLLSVPGILYFFLFKYVPLFGSVIAFQNYNIFKGITGSDWVGLEHFQKMFSHYDFLRILNNTLLLGLYDLVIAFPVPIILAILLNEVRQIMFKRTLQTIVYMPHFLSWVVISGIFMGIFSMDAGVVNKALEFLGFQPIYFLGEDSYIRSILIGSGIWRDSGYGTIIFLAAIAGINPDLYEAAEVDGAGRLKQIWSITLPSLLPTIMILLLLHIGKFLDLGFERVFVFLNPLNLESGEILDTYIYKAGLLSQQYSYTTAIGLFKSVVGLALIVIGNFISKKTTGESLY